The following proteins are co-located in the Urocitellus parryii isolate mUroPar1 chromosome 15, mUroPar1.hap1, whole genome shotgun sequence genome:
- the LOC113198695 gene encoding EP300-interacting inhibitor of differentiation 2-like, translating into MSQLPADSSVPQTDAASGDIGVPQAEVGGGRREPTPAPAAEVQEGPVAAAREGPVAAAREGPVAAARGGRMAAAREGRMAEARGGPVAAARGGPAAREGAMAGASRDARMAEVARLLGEPLEEESPEPRPRSRASNAGGLAALPYLRLRHPLSVLGINYQQFLRHYLENYPIAPGRIQELEERRRRFVEACRAREAAFDAEYQRNPQRVDFDILTFTIALTASEVINPLIEELGCDKFINRE; encoded by the coding sequence ATGTCCCAGCTGCCCGCAGACAGCAGCGTCCCGCAGACGGACGCAGCTAGTGGCGACATTGGCGTCCCACAGGCGGAGGTAGGCGGCGGGAGGCGGGAGCCGACCCCGGCGCCGGCTGCAGAGGTCCAGGAGGGCCCGGTGGCGGCAGCCCGGGAGGGCCCCGTGGCGGCGGCCCGGGAAGGCCCGGTGGCGGCCGCCAGGGGAGGCCGAATGGCAGCCGCCAGGGAAGGCCGGATGGCGGAGGCCAGAGGAGGCCCTGTGGCGGCGGCCCGGGGAGGCCCGGCGGCCCGAGAAGGCGCGATGGCGGGGGCGTCCAGGGATGCCCGGATGGCGGAGGTGGCCCGATTGTTGGGGGAGCCGCTGGAGGAGGAGAGTccggagcccaggcccaggtccaGGGCCAGCAACGCCGGGGGCCTGGCCGCGTTGCCCTATCTCCGCCTCCGCCACCCGCTTAGCGTTTTAGGAATTAATTACCAGCAGTTCCTCCGCCACTACCTGGAAAATTATCCGATCGCTCCGGGCAGAATTCAGGAGCTGGAGGAGCGCCGCCGGCGGTTCGTGGAAGCCTGCCGAGCCCGGGAAGCCGCGTTTGACGCCGAGTATCAGCGCAATCCTCAGCGGGTGGATTTCGATATTTTAACATTTACCATAGCCCTGACTGCATCCGAAGTGATCAATCCTCTGATAGAAGAACTTGGTTGTGATAAGTTTATCAACAGAGAATAG